A single Anopheles arabiensis isolate DONGOLA chromosome 2, AaraD3, whole genome shotgun sequence DNA region contains:
- the LOC120896358 gene encoding ETS homologous factor: MQVESATKWRVPPLDLSAVSVLTNEAERRWNHGSGNGASNNGSNGGATNLNGRGDSGTGGHTQTSAKKIQYGADGLPVDPRDWTRANVWTWLINLAQSEGLDISPELAQKFPMNGKALCLMSLDMYLSRVPIGGKMLYRDFRVRLARAMSL; this comes from the coding sequence ATGCAGGTGGAAAGTGCAACGAAATGGCGCGTCCCACCGCTGGACCTCTCCGCCGTCAGCGTGCTCACGAACGAGGCGGAAAGGCGCTGGAATCACGGCTCGGGCAACGGTGCGAGCAACAACGGTAGCAACGGTGGCGCAACAAACCTTAATGGGCGCGGCGATTCGGGCACGGGCGGACACACGCAAACCAGCGCCAAGAAGATCCAGTACGGCGCGGATGGGCTGCCAGTTGATCCGCGGGACTGGACGCGCGCGAACGTGTGGACGTGGCTGATCAATCTGGCCCAATCGGAGGGGCTCGACATCAGTCCCGAGCTGGCGCAGAAGTTCCCCATGAACGGGAAGGCCCTATGCCTGATGAGCCTCGATATGTACCTGAGCCGCGTGCCGATCGGTGGCAAGATGCTGTACCGTGACTTCCGCGTCCGGTTGGCAAGGGCGATGAGCTTATGA